One part of the Granulicella arctica genome encodes these proteins:
- a CDS encoding glucoamylase family protein, whose amino-acid sequence MSAIRPSSTRISRRGATKMLAGAMAATLSAPRIGWAQDTSAQDQRNDYPLSIEEEVFLNDLERAACLYFYEQADPKTGQVLDRAVNKTTGTLDPRRIASIAATGFGLTGLCIADKRGYLPFVDIRARVLATLDFHLNKMEHQHGFFSHYNDSKTGKAFEFSEVSSIDTSILLCGILTCRAYFDDPKIHDLATQLYQRIEWPWMLNGGLTFSMGWHPSSGFITTRWDHYCELMMLYLLAIGSPTHGIDPSFWKNFSRPRTDYGPYVYISDSDPLFVHQYSHAWFDFQGKRDAYADYFRNSVLATEAHKAFCLSLNRGYTADFWGITASDWEHGYTAWGGPPLIGPVNGSVVPCAPAGSLPFLPADCLQVLLSLKETYGDDAWGRYGFCDCMHPQLNWYDPDVLGIDIGIGLLMAENLRSSFVWKTFMQNPEATTAMQRVGFHST is encoded by the coding sequence ATGAGCGCGATCCGACCCAGTTCGACCCGCATCAGCCGTCGAGGAGCAACAAAGATGCTGGCTGGCGCCATGGCCGCAACGCTCTCCGCCCCACGCATCGGCTGGGCACAGGACACATCCGCGCAAGACCAGCGCAACGACTACCCCTTAAGCATCGAAGAAGAGGTCTTCCTCAACGACCTGGAGCGCGCCGCCTGCCTCTACTTCTACGAACAGGCAGACCCGAAAACGGGACAAGTCCTCGACCGCGCCGTCAATAAAACCACCGGCACACTCGACCCCCGCCGCATCGCCAGCATCGCCGCAACCGGCTTCGGTCTCACCGGCCTCTGCATCGCCGACAAGCGCGGCTACCTCCCCTTCGTCGACATCCGCGCCCGCGTCCTCGCCACCCTCGACTTCCACCTCAACAAGATGGAGCACCAGCACGGCTTCTTCTCGCACTACAACGACTCGAAGACCGGCAAAGCCTTCGAGTTCAGCGAGGTCTCCTCCATCGACACCTCGATCCTCCTCTGCGGCATCCTCACCTGCCGCGCCTACTTCGACGACCCCAAAATCCACGACCTCGCCACCCAGCTCTACCAGCGCATCGAATGGCCATGGATGCTGAACGGCGGCCTCACCTTCAGCATGGGCTGGCACCCATCCTCCGGCTTCATCACCACCCGCTGGGACCACTACTGCGAGCTCATGATGCTCTACCTCCTCGCCATCGGCTCCCCCACACACGGAATCGACCCCAGCTTCTGGAAGAACTTCAGCCGCCCCCGCACCGACTACGGCCCCTACGTCTACATCAGCGACTCTGACCCACTCTTCGTCCATCAGTACTCGCACGCCTGGTTCGACTTCCAGGGCAAACGCGACGCCTACGCCGACTACTTCCGCAACTCCGTCCTCGCCACCGAGGCGCACAAAGCCTTCTGCCTCAGCCTCAACCGCGGCTACACCGCCGACTTCTGGGGCATCACCGCATCCGACTGGGAGCACGGCTACACCGCCTGGGGAGGACCGCCGCTCATCGGCCCCGTCAACGGCTCCGTCGTCCCCTGCGCGCCAGCAGGCTCACTCCCCTTCCTGCCCGCCGACTGCCTACAAGTCCTCCTATCGCTCAAGGAGACCTACGGCGACGACGCCTGGGGCCGCTACGGCTTCTGCGACTGCATGCACCCCCAACTGAACTGGTACGACCCCGACGTCCTCGGCATCGACATCGGCATCGGCCTCCTCATGGCCGAAAACCTCCGTTCCAGCTTCGTCTGGAAGACCTTCATGCAAAACCCCGAAGCAACCACAGCCATGCAACGCGTCGGCTTCCACTCCACCTAA
- a CDS encoding alpha-galactosidase, with the protein MRLARLNRLLPLLLLCPVLLIAQSARSQSIRYLEDKKLFVLEAGPASYVFGINQRGELQHVYWGGSVTRDADFKTPKPEGDWASFDLTTTTTPQEYAGWGAGLFSEPALKVTWPDGNRDLVLHYDSHKIAGNTLTVTLKDISRPIYVALQYEVYPETGIIKRQSTIENRGKTPILIESAQAATWTLPKSDNYRLRSLTGRWAGEWQLQEQPVNPGMTEVLESRRGSTSHQANPWFALDQQGSNDQEHGDVFFGALAWSGNWRISIEETPEHRVRVTGGYNPFDFGYTLAAGQSLDTPAFYAGYTGKGIGEASRLMHRFERTKILPDSSGLKTRPILYNSWEATEFSVDEQGQKSLADKAAAMGIERFVMDDGWFGKRNGDHAGLGDWYVNPQKFPHGLGSLISYVNGLGMSFGLWVEPEMVNPDSDLYRKHPDWAMHFDGRPHTEGRNQLLLNLAREDVKEYTFHWLDDLVTNNKIAFLKWDYNRNFSEPGWPEVPVDQQKKIWVQFTKNYYEIIDRLRQKHPGLEIETCSGGGGRVDLGILQRTDEVWPSDNTEAFDRLRIQRGFTYAYTPHIMMAWVTDVPNMNGRSVSLQYRFLVAMQGSLAVGSNLNKFSEAELSESKQFVASYKEIRETVQTGLLYRLTPATDNDFIANEYVAEDGKQAAVFAFLHSQQLGSSVAPLHVLGLDEQAVYRIRVIETPSSKEASTSLGSLIDSGTLSGAYLMHHGIDLTLHGDYDSALYVLEKVPNETATK; encoded by the coding sequence GTGCGCCTCGCCCGACTGAACCGTCTTCTGCCCCTCCTCCTCCTTTGCCCTGTTCTGTTGATCGCACAAAGTGCCCGTTCGCAGTCGATCCGCTACCTTGAAGACAAGAAGCTATTCGTGCTCGAAGCCGGCCCTGCCTCCTACGTCTTCGGCATCAACCAGCGCGGTGAGCTCCAGCACGTCTACTGGGGAGGAAGCGTAACCCGCGACGCAGACTTCAAAACCCCGAAGCCCGAGGGAGATTGGGCATCCTTCGATCTCACCACCACCACCACCCCACAGGAGTACGCCGGTTGGGGCGCGGGCCTCTTCTCCGAACCAGCCCTGAAGGTCACCTGGCCCGACGGAAATCGTGACCTCGTCCTGCACTACGACAGCCACAAAATCGCCGGCAACACCCTCACCGTCACCCTCAAAGACATCTCCCGCCCCATCTACGTCGCCCTTCAATACGAGGTCTACCCCGAGACAGGCATCATCAAACGCCAGTCAACCATTGAGAATCGCGGCAAAACTCCCATCCTCATCGAAAGCGCGCAAGCCGCAACCTGGACCCTCCCCAAGTCAGACAACTACCGCCTCCGCTCGCTCACCGGCCGCTGGGCAGGTGAGTGGCAGCTCCAGGAGCAGCCCGTCAACCCCGGCATGACCGAGGTCCTCGAAAGCCGCCGCGGCAGCACCAGCCACCAGGCCAATCCATGGTTCGCCCTCGATCAACAAGGCAGCAACGATCAGGAGCACGGCGACGTCTTCTTCGGCGCACTCGCATGGAGCGGCAACTGGCGCATCAGCATAGAAGAAACACCCGAGCATCGCGTCCGCGTCACCGGCGGCTACAATCCATTCGACTTCGGCTACACCCTCGCAGCAGGCCAATCCCTCGACACCCCCGCCTTCTACGCCGGATACACCGGCAAGGGCATCGGTGAGGCATCGCGCCTGATGCACCGCTTCGAACGCACAAAGATCCTCCCCGATAGCTCCGGCCTCAAGACCCGCCCCATCCTCTACAACTCCTGGGAGGCAACCGAGTTCTCCGTCGATGAACAGGGCCAGAAGTCCCTCGCCGATAAAGCCGCAGCCATGGGCATCGAACGCTTCGTCATGGACGACGGTTGGTTCGGCAAGCGCAACGGCGACCACGCCGGACTAGGCGACTGGTACGTCAACCCACAGAAATTCCCGCACGGCCTCGGGTCTCTCATCAGCTACGTCAACGGCCTCGGCATGAGCTTCGGCCTCTGGGTCGAGCCCGAGATGGTGAACCCCGACAGCGATCTCTACCGCAAGCACCCTGACTGGGCCATGCACTTCGACGGTCGCCCACACACCGAAGGCCGCAACCAGCTCCTACTGAATCTGGCCCGCGAAGACGTAAAGGAATACACCTTCCACTGGCTCGACGACCTCGTAACCAACAACAAAATCGCCTTCCTCAAGTGGGACTACAACCGCAACTTCAGCGAACCCGGCTGGCCCGAAGTCCCCGTCGATCAGCAAAAAAAGATATGGGTACAATTCACCAAAAACTACTACGAGATCATCGATCGTCTGCGCCAGAAGCACCCAGGCCTCGAGATCGAGACCTGCTCAGGCGGCGGTGGCCGTGTCGATCTCGGCATCCTCCAGCGCACCGACGAAGTCTGGCCCTCGGATAACACCGAAGCCTTCGACCGCCTTCGCATTCAACGCGGCTTCACCTACGCCTACACGCCGCACATCATGATGGCCTGGGTCACGGACGTCCCGAACATGAACGGCCGCAGCGTCTCCCTGCAATACCGTTTCCTCGTAGCTATGCAGGGCTCACTCGCAGTAGGCTCAAACCTCAATAAATTCAGCGAAGCCGAACTGTCAGAGTCGAAGCAATTCGTAGCTTCCTACAAAGAAATCCGCGAAACCGTACAAACCGGCCTCCTCTATCGCCTCACCCCGGCAACCGACAACGACTTCATCGCAAACGAATACGTCGCCGAGGACGGCAAGCAAGCGGCAGTCTTCGCCTTCCTTCATTCGCAGCAGTTAGGCAGCAGCGTCGCTCCACTCCATGTACTCGGGCTGGATGAACAAGCCGTTTACCGCATCCGCGTCATCGAAACCCCAAGCAGCAAAGAGGCCTCCACATCCCTCGGCTCCCTCATCGATTCAGGGACCCTCAGCGGCGCCTACCTGATGCATCACGGCATCGATCTAACCCTGCATGGAGACTACGACAGCGCCCTGTACGTCCTCGAAAAAGTCCCAAATGAGACCGCAACGAAATAA
- the pdxH gene encoding pyridoxamine 5'-phosphate oxidase, producing the protein MDLPGRFEPEDVAEPIALFRRWLDDAAQTEPNDANAMSLATATASGRPSVRMVLMKRLDERGFAFYTNVESQKGRELLENPHAALCFHWKSRRRQVRVEGAVGELSAEDADAYFHSRSRKSQIGALASQQSRLLASREELEQRAMECEERYPGEIPRPSYWRGFVLAPERIEFWEDGAYRLHNRIVFVRSGDAWVKTRLFP; encoded by the coding sequence ATGGATTTGCCGGGACGATTTGAACCTGAGGATGTTGCAGAACCGATTGCGCTCTTTCGCCGGTGGCTTGATGATGCGGCGCAGACGGAGCCGAATGATGCGAATGCGATGTCGCTGGCGACAGCTACTGCGAGTGGCAGGCCATCGGTGCGCATGGTGTTAATGAAGCGGCTTGATGAGCGCGGTTTCGCTTTTTATACGAATGTCGAAAGCCAGAAGGGAAGGGAGCTGTTGGAGAATCCGCACGCGGCGCTTTGCTTTCACTGGAAGTCGAGACGACGGCAGGTTCGTGTGGAGGGTGCGGTGGGAGAGCTCTCTGCTGAGGATGCGGATGCTTACTTTCATAGCCGGTCGCGCAAGAGTCAGATTGGTGCGCTTGCTTCGCAGCAGAGCAGGCTGCTTGCGAGCCGCGAAGAGTTGGAGCAGCGGGCGATGGAGTGCGAGGAGAGGTATCCGGGAGAGATTCCGCGGCCTTCGTATTGGCGAGGATTTGTTTTGGCGCCTGAGCGGATTGAGTTCTGGGAGGATGGCGCGTATCGGTTGCACAATCGAATTGTCTTTGTGCGGAGTGGGGATGCGTGGGTGAAGACACGGCTCTTTCCGTAG
- a CDS encoding sugar phosphate isomerase/epimerase family protein, whose translation MKGSSRRTFLAGAGMAAAAYVTRAGFGMAAAGAKTGFKVAVISDEISQDFDHACSVVANDFGLQWVELRAMWNKNLIALTDAEIAEAQKILAKYNLQVTDIASPLFKVDWPGAPQSQYSPKTDTFKADFTFKQQDDVLQKSVALAKQFKTDKVRGFDFWRLDDVTPYRAAIDAKLNEAAETLGRQGILFVLENEFECNTATARESARTLDAVKSPHFVLNWDPANAVMRGELDAFPAGWNLLPKSRIHHCHVKNAVKDANGKVQWAPVGTGYIDWTAQFRALRKIGYHNAVSLETHWKGPDGPEASSRTSWAGMKQALDASIA comes from the coding sequence ATGAAGGGATCATCACGCCGCACGTTTCTTGCCGGAGCCGGAATGGCTGCGGCGGCCTACGTAACCAGGGCCGGATTTGGAATGGCAGCAGCAGGAGCAAAGACCGGCTTCAAGGTCGCCGTGATCTCAGACGAGATCTCGCAGGACTTCGACCATGCCTGCTCCGTCGTCGCAAATGACTTCGGCCTCCAGTGGGTCGAGCTGCGTGCGATGTGGAACAAAAACCTCATCGCACTCACCGATGCTGAGATCGCTGAGGCACAAAAGATTCTCGCGAAGTACAACCTGCAAGTGACGGACATCGCCAGCCCCCTGTTCAAGGTCGATTGGCCCGGCGCACCCCAATCGCAATACAGCCCGAAGACCGACACCTTCAAAGCCGACTTCACCTTCAAACAGCAGGATGATGTTCTCCAGAAGAGCGTCGCGCTCGCCAAGCAATTCAAAACCGACAAGGTCCGCGGCTTCGACTTCTGGCGCTTGGACGATGTCACCCCCTACCGAGCAGCAATCGACGCAAAGCTGAACGAGGCCGCCGAAACCCTCGGGCGTCAAGGCATCCTGTTCGTGCTCGAGAACGAGTTCGAGTGCAATACAGCCACAGCCCGCGAGTCTGCAAGAACACTGGACGCGGTAAAGTCTCCCCACTTCGTCCTCAACTGGGACCCAGCCAACGCAGTCATGCGTGGTGAGCTCGACGCGTTTCCAGCAGGTTGGAACCTGCTCCCAAAGAGCCGTATCCACCACTGCCATGTAAAGAACGCCGTCAAGGACGCCAACGGCAAAGTGCAATGGGCACCCGTGGGCACAGGCTACATCGATTGGACCGCTCAGTTCCGCGCATTGCGCAAGATCGGCTATCACAACGCAGTCAGCCTCGAAACCCACTGGAAAGGACCCGACGGCCCCGAAGCCTCAAGCCGAACCAGTTGGGCCGGAATGAAGCAGGCCCTCGACGCCTCCATCGCATAA
- a CDS encoding sugar phosphate isomerase/epimerase family protein translates to MAESSTSSGSPIRLGIASYTFRNFDQAHLIAFMKELKTPWLNLKEMHLPMTPVDQVKVRADEYRAAGFTLTAAGNITFAKDDDNDIRMKFDYAKAAGIPIMVCAPTHQVLPRLEKFVKEYDIRLAIHNHGPEDKEFPSPLDVLAAVKNMDPRIGCCIDAGHCMRAGTDVIEAIHKVGPRLFDMHIKDLANGREKDSQVAVGDGIMPVRGIFQALIEQHYAGCVDLEYEIHGDDPMPGVVKSFAYMRGVLAGMGYKA, encoded by the coding sequence GTGGCCGAAAGCAGTACCTCGAGTGGTTCTCCGATCAGGCTTGGTATTGCCAGCTATACCTTTCGCAACTTCGATCAGGCACATTTGATTGCGTTTATGAAGGAGCTCAAGACGCCATGGCTGAACCTGAAGGAGATGCATCTGCCGATGACGCCTGTGGACCAGGTGAAGGTTCGTGCGGACGAGTACCGAGCTGCTGGTTTCACACTGACTGCGGCGGGCAATATTACGTTCGCGAAGGATGACGACAACGATATCCGAATGAAGTTTGACTATGCGAAGGCGGCTGGGATTCCGATCATGGTTTGTGCGCCGACGCATCAGGTGCTGCCGCGCCTGGAGAAGTTCGTCAAGGAATACGATATTCGGCTTGCTATTCATAACCATGGGCCTGAGGATAAGGAATTTCCTTCGCCGCTCGATGTGCTTGCTGCGGTGAAGAATATGGACCCACGTATTGGTTGTTGCATCGATGCGGGGCACTGTATGCGCGCAGGAACGGATGTGATCGAGGCGATCCATAAGGTGGGGCCGCGGCTTTTTGATATGCATATCAAGGATCTGGCGAACGGGAGAGAGAAGGATAGCCAGGTCGCTGTGGGCGATGGCATCATGCCGGTGCGTGGGATCTTCCAGGCGCTCATTGAGCAGCATTATGCTGGCTGTGTTGACCTTGAATATGAGATTCATGGGGACGATCCGATGCCGGGAGTGGTGAAGAGTTTTGCCTACATGCGCGGGGTGCTGGCAGGGATGGGCTACAAGGCGTAG
- a CDS encoding tetratricopeptide repeat protein — MLSQPTLTVLLAATLLAATGLAQATKQTSPAKSPVAMSPADAVTLSKALTAYDEGNASAAQPDLERLAGKYPSNFPANEALGILYMDAGNFAHALPYLENAAASHKTDAAAQANLGATYLQTGNATAAVHALKRSAALDPKNARTLSSLGRALYLDKQSTEAANAFAKAAALDPANTNDAYNWAVALYDTHKDAQAVTVLQRIPDVPHNEAAQSLWGDLEERQGHFKEAAQHLQEAAHLNPSEVNTYAVAIELLRHWSWEPATEITQFGVRQFPQSRRLQLANGIAYFGSGKYVEAAATFGALLALDPENENYGSLLGRSCDAAGGATAPQCDSLVAFAEKHPNNAQIDVSAAVSLLHQPSAEQHLDQAQHLLERAIQNDPKMPEAFYQLGVLQQQRLLWQASADNLEKAIQLRPSFAEAHYRLSRAYSHTGRPELARKEIALQQQYSQQEKDESNAKLKEVTIFLMASH; from the coding sequence ATGCTAAGCCAACCAACTCTCACTGTGCTGCTGGCAGCAACTCTGCTGGCAGCAACAGGTCTCGCGCAAGCAACGAAGCAGACATCTCCCGCTAAGAGTCCAGTTGCGATGAGCCCAGCCGATGCAGTCACTCTTTCGAAGGCACTCACAGCCTACGACGAGGGCAACGCAAGCGCGGCGCAGCCCGATCTCGAACGACTTGCCGGAAAGTATCCATCCAACTTTCCAGCAAACGAAGCGCTGGGAATTCTGTACATGGATGCCGGCAACTTCGCACACGCACTTCCCTATCTGGAGAATGCTGCGGCTTCTCATAAGACAGATGCGGCAGCCCAGGCAAATCTGGGCGCAACCTATCTTCAAACTGGAAATGCAACCGCTGCGGTGCACGCGTTAAAGCGATCCGCAGCTCTCGATCCGAAAAACGCAAGAACCCTCTCCAGCCTTGGCCGCGCACTCTATCTGGACAAGCAATCGACGGAGGCCGCAAACGCCTTCGCCAAGGCAGCCGCACTCGATCCCGCAAACACCAACGACGCCTACAACTGGGCGGTCGCCCTGTACGACACACACAAAGACGCACAGGCCGTCACGGTGCTGCAACGAATCCCCGATGTACCGCACAACGAGGCAGCCCAGTCGCTATGGGGCGACCTAGAAGAGCGGCAAGGACACTTCAAAGAAGCAGCCCAGCACCTTCAGGAAGCCGCTCATCTGAATCCAAGTGAAGTCAATACCTATGCCGTAGCGATTGAACTTTTACGGCATTGGTCCTGGGAACCCGCAACAGAGATCACGCAATTCGGCGTCCGTCAGTTCCCACAGAGCAGGCGACTGCAACTGGCAAACGGTATCGCCTACTTCGGGAGTGGGAAATATGTCGAAGCAGCAGCAACATTCGGTGCTCTCCTCGCGCTCGATCCAGAGAATGAAAACTACGGCAGTCTGCTTGGCCGCAGTTGCGACGCCGCCGGTGGAGCAACCGCACCGCAGTGTGATTCTCTAGTTGCATTCGCCGAGAAGCATCCGAACAATGCGCAGATCGACGTATCAGCCGCCGTAAGCCTGCTCCATCAGCCATCCGCCGAGCAGCATCTCGATCAGGCACAGCACCTGTTAGAGCGCGCCATCCAAAACGATCCGAAGATGCCCGAAGCCTTCTACCAACTCGGTGTCCTCCAACAGCAACGACTCCTATGGCAAGCAAGTGCGGACAACCTCGAAAAAGCAATCCAGTTGCGCCCATCCTTTGCGGAAGCGCATTATCGATTGTCGCGGGCCTACTCGCATACAGGTCGTCCCGAACTAGCCCGCAAGGAGATAGCTTTGCAACAGCAATACAGCCAACAGGAGAAAGATGAGAGCAACGCAAAGCTCAAAGAGGTGACGATATTTCTAATGGCGTCGCATTAG
- a CDS encoding beta-galactosidase, which yields MTMHALSRMMTSLLCTCALAASCVQIAPAQAQHPNPSKPAQPGTMTDVLYGAAYYHEYMPSERLDKDIALMKAAGLTVVRMGESTWSLWEPEDGKFEYAWMDRVVDAMGKAGIKVIMGTPTYSIPTWMYREHPEILARPLHGGETSYGMRQNMDTDSPAFRFYAQRLIRNMVEHYKDNPNVIGWQIDNETSSYGAANQDVFIGFVNHLKQKFGTTDALNKAWGLNYWGQDVNGWENMPTRDGTISTGYKLEWTRWEQMRVTDYLNWQAALVREYRGPGQFVTQDFGGSMRRDVNEFEISKSLDIAANNPYHGTQDHFDGQSQAEQGDYTRSLKHTNFLVTETNAQTTDWSSAYQYPPYDGQLRLDVYTHLSSGANMVEYWHWASIPSGQETYWKGVLSHDLEPNRAYAEVSRTAHELQKIGPHLVNLKIKNDVAILYSVDSANALDFMPFALERTGQWQMGRSLADYKSLVDQLHRAFYEANVGTDFIFPEDPDFNHYKLIVIPPLYIADDALLQKISDYVKNGGHVLMTFKSGFANENSAVRAVRAPGPLREAAGFSYQEFSNLEKPLTLQGGILKDAGSGAAMYWAEFLLPEHAKALATYDHPFFGRWPAITRNEYGAGTLTYEGTYLSSEAQKAVVLDVLNQAHLLNSTQELPAPVREKDGTNGMGKALHYYLNYSGTVQTFHYARAAGTDLLTGHEVAAQQSITLAPWDLAIIEER from the coding sequence ATGACGATGCACGCTCTCTCTCGCATGATGACTTCGCTACTATGCACCTGCGCACTCGCCGCTAGCTGCGTGCAGATTGCACCTGCCCAGGCACAACACCCGAACCCTTCGAAGCCGGCGCAGCCTGGAACCATGACGGATGTCCTGTACGGCGCAGCGTACTACCACGAGTACATGCCCTCCGAGCGACTCGACAAAGACATTGCCCTCATGAAGGCAGCTGGCCTGACCGTAGTGCGAATGGGCGAGTCAACATGGAGCCTATGGGAGCCCGAGGACGGCAAGTTCGAGTACGCCTGGATGGACCGCGTCGTCGATGCCATGGGTAAAGCCGGTATCAAAGTCATCATGGGAACGCCGACGTACTCCATTCCGACGTGGATGTATCGCGAGCACCCCGAAATTCTGGCACGCCCTTTACACGGCGGCGAGACATCGTATGGAATGCGCCAGAACATGGACACGGATAGCCCGGCGTTCCGATTCTACGCACAGCGCCTGATCCGAAACATGGTCGAGCACTACAAAGACAACCCCAACGTAATCGGATGGCAGATCGACAACGAGACATCCTCGTATGGCGCAGCGAATCAGGATGTATTCATAGGCTTCGTCAACCACCTGAAGCAGAAATTCGGAACGACCGACGCACTCAACAAGGCATGGGGATTGAACTACTGGGGCCAGGACGTGAACGGCTGGGAGAATATGCCGACCCGCGACGGCACAATCAGCACCGGTTACAAATTGGAGTGGACCCGCTGGGAGCAGATGCGCGTGACCGACTACCTGAACTGGCAGGCCGCGCTGGTGCGCGAGTATCGCGGGCCAGGACAGTTCGTCACCCAGGACTTCGGTGGTTCAATGCGGCGGGATGTGAATGAATTCGAAATTTCAAAATCATTGGACATCGCCGCAAACAATCCTTATCACGGCACACAGGACCACTTCGACGGACAATCACAAGCAGAGCAAGGCGATTACACACGCTCGTTGAAGCACACAAATTTTCTAGTCACCGAAACGAACGCGCAGACCACCGACTGGTCATCGGCATATCAGTATCCGCCCTACGATGGCCAGTTGAGACTCGACGTGTACACGCACCTCTCCAGTGGCGCGAACATGGTGGAGTACTGGCACTGGGCATCCATCCCTTCAGGCCAGGAAACCTACTGGAAGGGCGTACTCTCGCATGATCTCGAGCCGAACCGCGCCTATGCGGAGGTATCGCGCACTGCACATGAGCTACAAAAAATCGGCCCACATCTGGTCAATCTGAAGATCAAGAACGACGTCGCAATCCTCTACAGCGTGGACTCCGCAAACGCTCTGGACTTCATGCCCTTCGCACTCGAACGCACGGGACAATGGCAGATGGGCAGATCCCTCGCAGATTACAAAAGCCTCGTCGATCAACTCCACCGAGCCTTCTATGAAGCAAACGTAGGAACCGACTTTATCTTTCCCGAAGATCCCGACTTCAACCACTACAAGCTGATTGTGATCCCGCCGCTCTACATCGCCGACGACGCTCTCCTCCAGAAAATCTCGGACTACGTCAAGAATGGCGGCCACGTTCTCATGACCTTCAAGAGCGGCTTCGCCAACGAAAACTCTGCCGTGCGCGCAGTACGAGCACCAGGGCCACTCCGCGAGGCAGCAGGCTTCAGCTATCAGGAATTCTCCAATCTCGAAAAACCCCTGACCTTACAGGGAGGGATCTTGAAAGATGCAGGGAGCGGCGCGGCAATGTACTGGGCCGAGTTCCTGCTGCCTGAACACGCGAAGGCGCTGGCCACATACGATCATCCGTTCTTCGGAAGATGGCCCGCCATCACACGCAATGAATACGGGGCAGGAACGCTAACCTATGAGGGGACCTATCTCTCAAGCGAGGCGCAGAAGGCAGTCGTACTGGATGTCTTGAACCAGGCGCATCTATTGAATAGCACACAGGAACTGCCCGCCCCCGTGCGTGAGAAAGACGGCACGAATGGAATGGGCAAGGCGCTGCACTACTATCTGAACTACTCCGGCACAGTCCAGACATTCCACTACGCTCGCGCAGCGGGAACAGATCTGCTGACAGGTCATGAGGTCGCAGCGCAACAGTCGATTACACTTGCGCCATGGGACCTGGCGATCATCGAAGAGCGGTAG